A DNA window from Chitinibacter fontanus contains the following coding sequences:
- a CDS encoding GIY-YIG nuclease family protein: MQPWFVYILQCRDGSLYTGVAVDVAKRFAAHQAGKGAKYTRAHPPESIALTLPCINRSVAQKIEYAIKQLSVQQKRCWIAGDLTQLAGRFAQNEKGIWLEPSPCLVFEDIPIVVVSDQL; this comes from the coding sequence ATGCAGCCGTGGTTCGTTTATATTTTGCAATGCCGTGATGGCAGTCTGTACACCGGCGTGGCCGTTGATGTGGCCAAGCGTTTTGCGGCGCATCAGGCTGGCAAAGGCGCCAAATACACGCGCGCGCATCCCCCTGAGTCTATTGCCCTCACGCTGCCGTGTATTAATCGCAGCGTGGCGCAAAAAATCGAATACGCCATCAAGCAGCTTAGTGTGCAACAAAAGCGCTGCTGGATTGCAGGCGATTTAACGCAGTTGGCTGGGCGGTTTGCACAAAATGAGAAGGGTATTTGGCTAGAGCCTTCTCCTTGTTTGGTTTTTGAAGATATACCTATTGTCGTTGTTTCAGATCAGCTTTAA
- a CDS encoding chemotaxis protein CheB: MSYSGFSSLSQSTSRSTSTGAAASASSTHSSIQERMGAPKLNADAIMPPPDPLQRIPPTAKVIAIGTSTGGTQALEVILPKLKKSCAGLVIVQHMPEKFTGSFASRLNSLCEIEVREARNQDRVEPGLALIAPGGRHMLLRRNGMQYYVEVLQGPLINRHRPSVDMLFRSVACAAGRNAVGYILTGMGDDGARGLREMYDVGAKTFAQNESSCVVFGMPKEAISHGATRDILPLDQIAASISQFR; the protein is encoded by the coding sequence ATGAGCTATTCCGGGTTTTCATCGCTAAGCCAATCGACATCACGCAGCACTTCGACTGGCGCTGCCGCGAGTGCCAGCTCAACTCATTCAAGCATTCAGGAACGGATGGGTGCGCCTAAGTTGAACGCAGATGCCATTATGCCGCCGCCTGACCCGCTACAGCGCATTCCACCTACTGCCAAAGTTATTGCAATCGGCACCTCAACTGGTGGCACGCAGGCACTGGAAGTCATCCTGCCTAAGCTGAAAAAAAGTTGTGCGGGTTTGGTGATCGTACAGCACATGCCGGAAAAATTTACCGGCAGCTTTGCCAGCCGCTTAAACAGCTTATGCGAGATAGAAGTACGCGAAGCACGTAATCAAGATCGAGTTGAGCCAGGGTTGGCGTTGATAGCCCCAGGTGGCCGCCACATGCTGCTACGGCGCAATGGCATGCAATATTACGTAGAAGTGCTGCAAGGCCCATTGATTAACCGGCATCGGCCTTCGGTAGATATGCTATTTCGCTCCGTAGCCTGCGCAGCGGGACGCAATGCCGTGGGTTATATTTTGACCGGCATGGGCGATGATGGGGCCCGCGGGCTACGTGAAATGTACGATGTAGGTGCAAAAACCTTTGCCCAAAATGAATCTAGCTGCGTGGTGTTTGGTATGCCCAAAGAGGCTATTAGCCATGGTGCTACGCGCGACATTTTGCCGTTGGATCAAATTGCAGCTTCAATTAGTCAATTTCGTTAA
- a CDS encoding sugar O-acetyltransferase: MSSHIRKFAFEDIGKHDRSTEHELINRYNSLDNEQKDERTALLKEIFAQADEVIINGKLNIVGGKLISLGRKVFINVNVEIAAAAPISIGHHTLISPNVQIQTGTHPVDPTERQQWAFWAKPITIGANVWIGANAIICPGVTIGDHSVIGAGSVVSRDIPACSLAVGNPAQVVRQLTPPDESTLYAKNP, encoded by the coding sequence ATGTCAAGCCATATTCGGAAATTTGCATTTGAGGACATCGGCAAGCACGATAGGTCCACCGAGCACGAGCTGATCAATCGCTACAACTCGCTAGATAACGAGCAGAAAGATGAACGTACAGCGCTACTCAAAGAAATATTTGCGCAAGCCGATGAAGTCATCATTAACGGTAAACTCAATATTGTCGGTGGCAAATTAATTAGCCTTGGGCGCAAGGTGTTTATTAACGTCAATGTTGAAATTGCCGCAGCAGCCCCGATCAGCATTGGGCATCACACTCTGATTAGCCCCAATGTTCAAATTCAAACCGGTACGCACCCCGTCGACCCGACTGAACGCCAGCAATGGGCATTTTGGGCCAAACCCATCACGATTGGAGCCAATGTCTGGATTGGTGCGAATGCCATTATTTGCCCTGGCGTTACTATTGGTGACCACAGCGTGATTGGCGCTGGTAGCGTTGTTAGCCGTGACATCCCTGCGTGCTCACTGGCAGTAGGCAACCCCGCTCAAGTGGTTCGTCAATTGACGCCACCCGATGAATCGACGCTATACGCGAAAAACCCCTAA
- a CDS encoding benzoate/H(+) symporter BenE family transporter, which translates to MRLFNDFSLSALVAGFVTVLVGFTSSAVIVFQAAQALHATPTQTASWMWALGLAMGLTCIGLSLRYRVPVVTAWSTPGAALLVTSVAGVSMPEAIGAFIVSGALILLMGLTGWFERAMQRIPMGLASAMLAGVLLRFGFGAFTALQSQWLLALSMIMVYLLLRRWQPRYAIVGVLLVGVLLAAIQGQLHLGGISFALAQPEWTSPEFSWQSLASVALPLFLVTMASQNVPGVTVLHANGYNPPISPIISWTGLTTIVLAPFGAFAINLAAITAAICMGKDAHEEANKRYVASVCAGLMYLLVGIFGATVAALFAAFPKELVMVVAGLALLNIIGNGLALAVRDEQHREAAIITFVVTASGLTLFGIGAAFWGLIAGGIATLVLKK; encoded by the coding sequence ATGCGCTTATTCAATGATTTTTCGCTTTCTGCGCTGGTCGCGGGTTTTGTTACGGTCTTGGTGGGCTTTACCAGCTCGGCAGTCATTGTGTTTCAGGCGGCGCAAGCGCTGCATGCCACGCCCACGCAGACTGCGTCTTGGATGTGGGCCTTGGGTTTGGCAATGGGGCTCACGTGTATCGGTCTTTCTCTGCGTTACCGCGTTCCCGTGGTGACAGCATGGTCGACCCCCGGTGCCGCGCTATTGGTGACCAGTGTGGCGGGGGTGAGTATGCCCGAAGCCATCGGCGCATTTATTGTATCGGGTGCACTGATTTTATTGATGGGGTTAACTGGCTGGTTTGAGCGTGCAATGCAGCGGATTCCCATGGGGCTGGCTTCCGCGATGCTGGCGGGGGTGTTACTGCGCTTTGGTTTTGGGGCATTTACGGCCTTGCAAAGCCAATGGCTCTTGGCTTTGAGCATGATCATGGTGTATTTGCTATTAAGGCGTTGGCAGCCACGCTACGCAATAGTTGGGGTATTACTCGTTGGGGTTTTATTGGCCGCTATTCAGGGGCAATTACATCTAGGGGGTATTTCGTTTGCCTTGGCGCAACCGGAGTGGACGAGCCCCGAGTTCAGTTGGCAAAGTCTGGCCAGTGTAGCGCTGCCCTTATTCTTGGTGACGATGGCATCGCAAAATGTGCCTGGGGTGACCGTGCTGCACGCGAATGGCTACAACCCCCCGATATCTCCAATTATTAGCTGGACCGGGCTGACGACCATCGTGCTTGCGCCGTTTGGGGCGTTTGCGATTAATTTAGCCGCAATTACCGCGGCTATCTGCATGGGTAAAGATGCACATGAAGAGGCAAATAAACGTTATGTCGCTTCGGTCTGTGCTGGGTTGATGTATCTATTGGTTGGTATTTTTGGCGCCACGGTGGCCGCACTATTTGCCGCTTTTCCCAAAGAGCTGGTCATGGTGGTGGCGGGTTTGGCTTTACTGAATATTATTGGCAATGGTTTGGCATTAGCGGTGCGAGACGAGCAGCACCGCGAAGCGGCAATCATTACTTTTGTGGTGACTGCGTCTGGTTTGACGCTGTTTGGCATTGGTGCTGCATTTTGGGGTTTGATTGCGGGTGGGATTGCGACGCTGGTGCTGAAAAAATAA
- a CDS encoding DMT family transporter: protein MLQRLSARFNSFQIGVALAIFAATGFAAKAIFVKLAYRHGVDAITLVTMRMIASLALLQLILFWQPRRSAPLNRQQKWALLGLGLLGYYLSSTLDFLGLQTVSASLERLILCLYPTFTVLFGALIFGFPISSRIKIALPISYCGMVLVLWPDLLNAKADWLGVTLVAASTVSFALYMALSPKVIQQVGSMRFTELALTVSSLAMFLQYLATRPLAVLFAQPSIVWLYALLMAVFSTILPIYATNAAMQRIGASRTALVGSFGPVLTIVFSLGLLGESLTPIQWLGAGIVLTGVWIVSKKG, encoded by the coding sequence ATGTTACAACGTCTTTCTGCACGCTTTAATTCATTCCAAATAGGCGTTGCGCTTGCCATATTTGCGGCCACCGGTTTTGCTGCAAAAGCCATTTTCGTCAAACTCGCCTATCGGCATGGCGTTGATGCCATCACCTTGGTCACAATGCGCATGATTGCCAGCTTGGCCTTGCTGCAGTTGATCCTATTTTGGCAACCTCGCCGCAGCGCGCCCCTTAACCGCCAGCAAAAATGGGCCTTATTGGGCTTGGGCCTGCTTGGATATTACTTATCAAGCACATTAGATTTTTTAGGCTTACAAACTGTGAGCGCTAGCTTGGAGCGGCTGATTTTATGCCTTTATCCAACCTTTACCGTACTATTTGGCGCACTGATTTTTGGCTTCCCAATTTCATCACGAATCAAAATTGCACTGCCAATTAGTTATTGTGGAATGGTACTAGTATTGTGGCCCGACTTGCTCAACGCGAAAGCGGATTGGCTTGGCGTGACGTTAGTGGCCGCCAGCACTGTGAGTTTTGCGTTGTATATGGCGCTCAGCCCTAAAGTGATCCAGCAAGTAGGCTCAATGCGCTTTACGGAGTTAGCGCTGACGGTGTCTAGCCTAGCCATGTTTTTACAATATCTGGCCACTCGGCCTTTGGCTGTTTTATTTGCACAACCCAGCATCGTTTGGCTATACGCCTTACTTATGGCCGTGTTTTCGACTATTTTGCCAATTTATGCGACCAACGCCGCAATGCAAAGAATTGGTGCCAGCCGAACTGCATTGGTGGGCAGTTTTGGCCCCGTGCTGACCATCGTGTTTAGTCTGGGCTTATTGGGCGAAAGCTTGACGCCTATCCAGTGGCTGGGAGCGGGGATCGTCCTAACTGGAGTGTGGATTGTTAGTAAAAAAGGATAA
- a CDS encoding methyl-accepting chemotaxis protein, producing MMKNWGVKTRLMAGFGLVLVLLVVVTLAALLGLGTINQKIDELVSERYPAAVAANELITVAYETDLLFRNATLADDYDEMDKELKKLDTLDKKAEVLIGKLKSMRLDAQSTQDLQDVMRQSLAINQQKTALLRQLQLDRTTGAAFINNTYAPVSNAYRDAVGKLVQHQGTVMDTGKQVVATSATAAFSVILIVAAVAVVVGLLLAWVIGNQVIRSLQSAGEVAEKIAAGDLTHDWRGQTLGQDELGMLLSSLKKMQDNLTQIIGQIRDNSHDVAHAARTLSQASQQIHAGTDAQSASASNMAAAVEEMSVSMDQVAQNSVDAEELARNAGQLAKTGSGDVIAAAHEMQAISGEVGSAAQQITELGRSIEEIGSIVVVIKDVADQTNLLALNAAIEAARAGDLGRGFAVVADEVRKLAERTTQSASQITAMVATIQGSAQDAVVKMSNGSRRVGEGLTLANQASDSIGRINASSSDVMQSVYGITGQVQEQRMAARDIAVNVEQIAQMAEENSLAVRNMVDSISRLESMSGQLSQTVLRFKVR from the coding sequence ATGATGAAAAATTGGGGCGTGAAGACTCGTTTAATGGCGGGTTTTGGTTTGGTCTTGGTGCTATTGGTAGTGGTAACCCTTGCTGCATTATTGGGCTTGGGAACGATAAATCAGAAAATTGATGAGCTAGTCAGCGAGCGCTATCCAGCCGCAGTTGCCGCCAATGAGTTAATTACCGTGGCCTACGAAACGGACTTGCTATTTCGCAATGCCACTTTGGCAGATGATTACGATGAAATGGATAAAGAGCTGAAAAAGCTCGATACGCTAGATAAAAAAGCCGAAGTACTCATTGGCAAACTTAAATCGATGCGGTTAGATGCGCAATCTACGCAAGATTTACAAGATGTAATGCGGCAGAGTTTGGCCATCAACCAGCAAAAAACTGCACTATTGCGTCAGTTACAACTCGATCGAACAACCGGTGCCGCATTCATCAATAATACCTATGCCCCCGTCAGCAATGCTTATCGGGATGCCGTAGGAAAACTGGTGCAACATCAAGGCACAGTCATGGATACCGGCAAACAAGTGGTTGCCACTAGTGCGACGGCCGCATTTAGCGTGATCTTAATTGTTGCTGCGGTGGCGGTGGTCGTTGGTCTGTTGCTTGCTTGGGTGATTGGCAATCAGGTTATTCGTTCCTTACAGTCAGCCGGTGAGGTCGCAGAAAAAATCGCGGCTGGTGATTTAACGCATGATTGGCGCGGCCAAACTTTGGGGCAGGATGAGCTGGGAATGTTGCTATCCTCGTTAAAGAAAATGCAGGATAACCTAACGCAGATTATTGGGCAGATTCGCGATAATTCGCATGATGTGGCACACGCCGCGCGTACCTTGAGCCAGGCGTCGCAGCAGATCCATGCTGGTACCGATGCGCAATCGGCTTCGGCCAGCAATATGGCGGCTGCAGTGGAAGAAATGAGTGTCAGTATGGATCAGGTGGCCCAAAACTCGGTTGATGCCGAAGAGCTCGCCCGTAATGCGGGGCAGCTAGCCAAAACGGGCAGTGGCGATGTGATTGCTGCCGCGCATGAAATGCAGGCAATTTCGGGTGAGGTTGGTAGTGCAGCGCAACAAATTACCGAGTTAGGGCGCAGTATTGAAGAAATTGGCAGCATTGTTGTGGTGATTAAAGATGTTGCAGATCAGACCAATTTGCTGGCACTTAATGCCGCGATTGAAGCCGCTCGTGCGGGTGATTTGGGGCGCGGCTTTGCCGTGGTGGCTGATGAGGTGCGAAAACTTGCCGAGCGAACAACTCAATCCGCCTCGCAGATCACCGCCATGGTGGCCACGATACAGGGCAGTGCCCAAGATGCGGTTGTTAAAATGAGTAATGGCAGTCGTCGAGTGGGTGAAGGATTAACGCTAGCTAATCAGGCCAGCGACAGTATTGGCCGGATTAATGCTAGCAGCTCTGATGTGATGCAATCGGTGTATGGGATTACCGGTCAGGTGCAAGAGCAACGTATGGCTGCGCGTGATATTGCGGTCAATGTTGAGCAAATTGCGCAAATGGCGGAAGAGAATTCGTTGGCGGTACGTAATATGGTTGATTCAATTTCGCGGCTTGAATCAATGTCTGGCCAGCTCTCACAAACTGTTTTGCGTTTTAAAGTGCGCTGA
- the nudC gene encoding NAD(+) diphosphatase, which translates to MLPNDFTPAYTPIQHIDPKTVIIALHGNTLICNSSGLANAAQLATLPPAERMLIIGYWQGQAVQLMYWPTGVLTLPASLQALELRASHALIGDTLWLLAGRASQLASFYQTHRFCGVCGAATRLLEHEAACECTACSHRVWPRLSPAVMVLIRRSGAAGEEFLLARSPHFRAGMYSAVAGFVEPGESLEQCAHREVLEEVGVQITNLRWFGSQSWAFPHSLMLAFIADYVAGDIVCQAGEIEDAQWFSINALPELPSEYSLAYRLISAYC; encoded by the coding sequence ATGCTACCGAACGACTTCACCCCAGCCTATACCCCTATCCAGCATATTGACCCAAAAACCGTCATTATTGCCTTACACGGTAATACTCTGATATGCAATTCAAGTGGGCTCGCTAATGCGGCGCAATTGGCAACCCTCCCCCCAGCAGAGCGCATGCTGATTATTGGCTACTGGCAAGGTCAAGCGGTGCAGCTAATGTATTGGCCCACTGGCGTGCTCACGCTACCGGCAAGCTTGCAAGCGCTGGAGCTGCGCGCAAGTCATGCCCTCATTGGCGACACGCTATGGCTGCTGGCAGGCCGAGCCAGCCAGCTGGCAAGCTTTTATCAGACCCATCGCTTTTGTGGCGTTTGCGGCGCGGCTACCCGCTTGCTGGAGCACGAAGCCGCTTGCGAATGTACCGCCTGCAGCCATCGCGTCTGGCCACGGCTATCTCCGGCCGTTATGGTACTCATCCGGCGCAGTGGTGCGGCCGGTGAAGAATTTCTGCTCGCACGCTCACCGCATTTTCGTGCCGGCATGTATAGCGCAGTCGCTGGCTTTGTTGAGCCAGGTGAATCACTGGAACAATGCGCCCATCGCGAAGTACTCGAAGAGGTTGGCGTGCAGATTACCAATCTGCGCTGGTTTGGTAGCCAGAGCTGGGCTTTTCCGCACTCATTGATGCTGGCTTTTATTGCTGATTATGTGGCGGGGGACATTGTCTGCCAGGCTGGTGAAATTGAAGATGCACAGTGGTTTTCAATCAATGCCTTACCAGAATTACCCAGCGAATACAGCTTAGCCTACCGCTTGATCTCGGCATATTGCTAG
- the pyrE gene encoding orotate phosphoribosyltransferase — protein sequence MTNFRQDFIRFAVEQKVLCFGDFITKAGRNSPYFFNAGLFSDGTSVGELARFYAQAALASKVEFDVLFGPAYKGIVLASATAVALANAGHNVPFVFNRKEAKDHGEGGVLVGAPLKGRVMIIDDVISAGTSVRESVNMIRAAGAEPAGVLIALDRMERGQGDLSAVQEVEQQFGIPVIPIASLQDLLGFLADQEGMTENLAKVQNYRAQYGIQQG from the coding sequence ATGACCAACTTCCGTCAAGATTTCATCCGCTTTGCCGTTGAGCAGAAAGTACTCTGTTTTGGCGATTTTATCACCAAAGCTGGCCGTAACTCGCCGTACTTCTTCAACGCAGGTTTGTTTAGCGACGGAACGTCGGTCGGTGAGTTGGCGCGTTTCTATGCGCAAGCGGCACTGGCGTCTAAAGTTGAGTTTGATGTGCTGTTTGGGCCTGCCTATAAAGGCATTGTGTTGGCTTCAGCGACGGCTGTGGCATTAGCCAACGCCGGCCACAACGTACCGTTTGTGTTCAACCGTAAAGAAGCCAAAGATCACGGCGAAGGTGGTGTACTCGTTGGTGCCCCGCTCAAAGGCCGCGTAATGATTATTGATGATGTGATTTCGGCGGGTACTTCGGTACGTGAATCTGTGAATATGATTCGTGCTGCGGGCGCTGAACCGGCTGGTGTGCTGATTGCGCTCGATCGGATGGAGCGTGGTCAAGGCGACTTGTCGGCGGTGCAAGAAGTCGAGCAGCAATTCGGTATTCCGGTGATTCCTATTGCATCTTTGCAAGATTTGTTAGGTTTCCTTGCAGACCAAGAAGGAATGACTGAGAATCTGGCGAAAGTTCAGAATTATCGTGCCCAATACGGCATCCAACAGGGTTAG
- a CDS encoding choice-of-anchor C family PEP-CTERM protein, with the protein MKRIAFSLLILLAGQSHAAAFQNGSFELGSFSGTPAFDTIGAGSSAITGWQVLGHSVDWINQSFWQSSNGRLSIDLNGAGFGGLAQTFDTIAGQRYTVNFDLAGNPDRQSVKSVAVNAGDFSQTFLFNSVGHSFGNMGWSKQSFSFTAQANQTTLSFVSPTNDGNTYWGAALDNVSVQVAPVPEPETYALMGLGLLGLIASRRRRIQN; encoded by the coding sequence ATGAAACGAATTGCTTTCTCTTTGCTGATTTTATTGGCGGGACAAAGTCACGCCGCCGCATTTCAAAATGGCAGCTTTGAATTAGGCTCATTCAGTGGAACGCCGGCATTCGATACCATTGGCGCTGGCAGCTCGGCTATTACTGGCTGGCAAGTTCTTGGGCATAGCGTCGACTGGATTAATCAATCTTTCTGGCAATCTTCCAATGGTCGACTGTCTATTGATCTGAATGGCGCAGGGTTTGGCGGGTTAGCACAAACATTCGACACCATCGCCGGCCAACGTTACACAGTGAATTTTGATCTGGCGGGAAATCCCGATCGACAATCTGTGAAAAGTGTTGCCGTTAACGCCGGTGACTTTAGTCAGACCTTCCTGTTCAATAGCGTAGGCCACTCTTTTGGCAATATGGGTTGGAGCAAACAAAGTTTTAGCTTTACTGCACAGGCAAATCAGACGACGCTGTCATTTGTCAGCCCAACGAACGATGGCAATACCTATTGGGGTGCGGCATTGGACAATGTGAGTGTGCAAGTAGCGCCCGTACCTGAACCAGAAACCTACGCGCTGATGGGCCTTGGCTTGTTAGGCCTAATCGCGTCTAGACGCCGTCGTATTCAGAACTAA
- a CDS encoding BON domain-containing protein has protein sequence MKRTALIAILLAAATFNTAQASDVACVWGCLAMKTKAALDADPSLKPFDIQVKAVDTYDVKLSGSVNEGEQMAQAGMIAEQIKGIKFVFNDIMPKN, from the coding sequence ATGAAACGTACTGCCCTGATCGCGATTTTGCTCGCGGCTGCCACTTTTAATACTGCTCAAGCGTCTGATGTTGCCTGCGTTTGGGGTTGTTTGGCAATGAAAACAAAAGCTGCGCTGGACGCCGATCCAAGCCTGAAGCCGTTCGATATTCAAGTGAAAGCAGTTGATACCTACGACGTGAAACTGAGTGGTTCAGTGAACGAAGGTGAGCAAATGGCACAGGCTGGTATGATTGCCGAGCAAATCAAAGGCATCAAATTTGTCTTTAATGACATCATGCCAAAAAACTAA
- a CDS encoding DUF4124 domain-containing protein, which yields MRDWLVLILFAASFSTAQAGLYRWVDETGKVQYSDKPPAGQTKGGVAELDKSGRVRNASSSMSEAERAALQAQKQKEIEQRRKDRALLQSFSTPEEVDILRDRQIEALGAAQQTNRLRLQTLQERLNRLNKQTERLAKSKKPIPNDLQTEIDLNRDEINSINESLARQDQELIRIKEKAEADKARLIQLRQVKP from the coding sequence ATGCGTGACTGGCTGGTCTTGATTTTATTTGCAGCTTCATTTTCGACCGCACAGGCTGGTTTATACCGCTGGGTGGACGAAACGGGTAAAGTGCAATATAGCGATAAGCCGCCAGCCGGCCAAACCAAAGGTGGTGTGGCCGAGCTAGATAAATCTGGACGTGTACGCAATGCCAGCAGCAGTATGAGCGAAGCCGAGCGTGCTGCGTTACAGGCGCAAAAACAGAAAGAAATTGAGCAACGGCGGAAAGATCGTGCTTTGCTCCAGTCTTTTTCAACGCCTGAAGAAGTGGATATCTTGCGTGATCGGCAGATCGAGGCCTTGGGCGCTGCACAACAAACCAACCGTTTGCGCCTGCAAACCTTGCAGGAACGCCTCAACCGCCTCAATAAGCAAACTGAGCGCTTGGCTAAATCGAAAAAGCCGATTCCAAATGATTTGCAGACAGAAATTGATTTAAATCGAGATGAAATTAATTCAATTAATGAATCATTAGCACGGCAGGATCAGGAACTGATCCGCATTAAAGAAAAAGCCGAAGCCGATAAAGCACGCCTGATTCAATTGCGTCAGGTTAAACCTTAG
- a CDS encoding exodeoxyribonuclease III — translation MRIISANLNGIRSATTKGFFNWLASQNADVVGVQELKAQAADIKPEHTPTEFHAYFHYAEKKGYSGVGLYCRRKPDEVITGLGIEDIDAEGRYLEVRFGNLSVVSLYLPSGSSSEERQDVKFSFLERFWPRLNELRESGRDVIIMGDWNIAHHEIDLKNWKGNLKNSGFLPEERAWMTQLLGSGWVDTWRTLYPDVPGYTWWSNRGQAYAKDVGWRIDYQIATPALAATAKAASIYKDEKFSDHAPLIVDYDYPLAP, via the coding sequence GTGCGCATTATTTCTGCCAATTTGAATGGGATTCGTTCCGCCACCACCAAAGGTTTTTTCAACTGGCTCGCCAGCCAAAACGCCGACGTGGTCGGGGTGCAAGAGTTAAAAGCGCAAGCGGCCGATATCAAGCCAGAGCATACGCCGACAGAGTTTCATGCTTATTTCCACTACGCAGAGAAAAAAGGCTATAGCGGCGTTGGCCTGTATTGCCGCCGCAAACCAGACGAAGTGATTACCGGGCTCGGCATTGAAGACATCGACGCCGAAGGTCGTTACCTCGAAGTTCGCTTTGGCAATTTATCCGTGGTCTCGCTGTATTTGCCATCGGGCTCGTCTTCGGAAGAGCGGCAAGACGTCAAATTTAGCTTTTTGGAGCGGTTCTGGCCGCGCCTCAATGAGCTACGCGAATCAGGCCGTGATGTGATTATCATGGGCGACTGGAATATCGCGCACCATGAGATTGACCTAAAAAACTGGAAAGGCAATCTGAAAAACTCCGGTTTTCTGCCCGAAGAGCGCGCATGGATGACCCAATTACTCGGCAGTGGGTGGGTTGATACGTGGCGCACACTGTATCCAGATGTGCCGGGCTACACGTGGTGGAGCAATCGCGGCCAGGCGTATGCCAAAGATGTCGGTTGGCGGATTGATTACCAAATTGCAACGCCAGCGCTAGCAGCAACCGCAAAGGCGGCGAGCATTTATAAAGACGAAAAGTTTTCCGATCACGCGCCGTTAATCGTCGACTACGACTATCCGCTCGCGCCCTAA
- a CDS encoding AmpG family muropeptide MFS transporter gives MNINHYLAVFNNRRIAAAMFLGFASGLPLALTGSTLQAWLSDAGLDIKTIAWFTLVGQPYTWKFLWSPLIDRFPMPFLGRRRGWMLLAQLALAGAIAAMGGLDPQTHLATFAVLALLVAFFSATQDVVIDAYRTETLHQTERGAGAAVGVFGYRMAMLTSGALALILADGILSWQQTYWVMAAIMAAMALVTLFSPEPDVQHQAPKSLREAIIEPLHEFFSRDGAILLLVLVVAYKLGDAFAGSLSTKFLLDMGYVKTQIGSANKVFGMIATIVGGFAGAVLMVRWGLYRSLLVFGVLQALTNLGYWLIALHGAPSLPLLYFAIGGENLAGGMGTTAAVALLMSLCNPRFTATQFALLSALAAFGRVYVGPASGYLVVALGWAHFFVFSAIVAIPGLLLVLYLRKTITALDAPRDLIDSD, from the coding sequence ATGAATATCAATCACTATCTTGCGGTTTTTAATAATCGCCGCATCGCTGCGGCGATGTTTTTGGGTTTTGCCTCGGGCTTGCCGCTGGCGCTCACTGGCTCAACACTGCAGGCGTGGCTTTCAGATGCCGGTCTGGACATTAAAACCATCGCGTGGTTTACCTTGGTCGGCCAGCCGTATACTTGGAAGTTTTTGTGGTCGCCGCTGATTGATCGTTTCCCGATGCCGTTTTTGGGGCGTCGCCGTGGCTGGATGCTGCTGGCACAATTGGCTTTGGCGGGCGCAATCGCCGCGATGGGCGGGCTCGATCCGCAAACGCATCTGGCGACGTTTGCCGTACTGGCGCTACTGGTGGCGTTTTTCTCCGCCACGCAAGACGTGGTGATTGACGCCTACCGTACCGAAACACTGCATCAAACCGAGCGTGGCGCGGGTGCTGCGGTAGGCGTATTTGGTTACCGTATGGCGATGCTCACCTCGGGTGCGCTGGCTCTGATTCTGGCCGATGGCATTTTGAGCTGGCAGCAAACTTATTGGGTAATGGCGGCGATTATGGCGGCCATGGCCTTGGTCACGTTATTCTCACCCGAACCGGACGTTCAGCATCAAGCACCCAAATCGCTACGTGAAGCGATTATCGAGCCACTGCACGAGTTTTTCAGCCGCGATGGTGCGATTTTACTGTTGGTCTTGGTCGTGGCGTACAAATTGGGCGATGCGTTTGCCGGTAGCTTGTCGACCAAATTTTTACTCGACATGGGCTATGTGAAAACCCAAATTGGCTCGGCCAATAAAGTGTTTGGCATGATCGCAACCATCGTCGGCGGCTTTGCCGGCGCGGTGCTGATGGTGCGCTGGGGGCTGTATCGTTCCTTACTGGTGTTTGGCGTGCTACAGGCGCTGACTAATCTAGGCTACTGGCTGATTGCGCTGCACGGCGCGCCGAGTTTGCCGCTGCTGTATTTTGCAATTGGCGGCGAAAATCTGGCGGGCGGCATGGGCACAACGGCAGCGGTCGCATTGCTGATGAGCTTGTGTAATCCGCGCTTTACCGCCACGCAATTTGCGCTACTGTCAGCGCTCGCTGCCTTTGGCCGTGTGTATGTCGGCCCTGCTTCGGGCTATTTGGTCGTCGCACTTGGTTGGGCGCATTTTTTTGTTTTCTCGGCGATTGTCGCCATTCCCGGTTTACTGTTGGTGCTGTATTTACGCAAAACCATCACCGCACTGGATGCGCCACGTGACTTAATCGACTCCGACTGA